ttcgcgtatagttagtcccgttgggttggtAGGATTTTTCgtaattgaacggtggtctcgaaaaaatttaacacgcaccgagcgagaagatagggcccgttataaattcgggtggagttagtttcttttattttaataaaattatatatttacacttttaacccctgagaaagtataaacttgaagggtcgttgtgtaaatatagccgaagttgagggaaCGTTTGTAATTTGAACACGAAACTACAATCTAAATTAACTAAAACTACAAAGAATCCCACCGCATCTAGTGTGCAAGGGTTAATTAATTACGAAATAATTGTTGACGGATTATTGTCTTTAACAAATTTATGGAATGCTTTACACagattgtatatatatttaataaatctaATGAGGATTTTACGCAATTCTTAAAAAAATTACACAATTGCATCGGGGAGAAATTATTGAATAGTTCACAGTAGAAAAATAGCCTTTTCAATTAACGTCTTCAAAAGATGCCTTATTGTATAGGAAAAGTTTGGGATGTTGGTTGTGCAATTTTGTCACTTTTTTAGCTGTGTTTGTGACGTTTTGGGCTGTTTTTAAACAGATCTTAGCAATGGCTCTTAAGTTAGTGGCTTCTACAGTCATTTACGTCAGTTAAAAATCTGGATACCTCTTTCAAATGAACCAAACTGCACTCGAGCTCAACTCAACCACCTAAAGCTAAGCTGAAACTCGATTTTGTATCATGACTTCCACTTTCCTACCAAATCTCTCGGCACATGGATAAAGGGATCAAAGAGATTATGGCAGATCATGAGGCAAGTTTGATTGGAGTTTCGAAATGCATTTGAGGAACTCATTTAAGAAATCTTAAATTGAACTCCATCCAATAACACAATTACTTTCGACTAGGAAAAGCTTGAGCCGAGCTTGAGCTTGAATGACTGGACAACAACTTTACTCTTTGGCACCCTTAGCTTTACACGGAGTCGTGCATATTAGCACTTGCATGTTAATCAGAACTATAAGAAATCAATGACCATTCAAGTAACATCCTTATATGAGCTCAAATCGACTTATTATAGGTCAAGTACAACTCATTCAAGCTAGATTAGAATTTGAACTAGAATAAGTAAAGCTCAACATGGTTGCTACCATGATATCAGCTGTCATGTTCAATTCCTCAACTTTATAAGATCCACCCTCCTTAAGCCGAATGCTTTAAATGTGTACAAACCATGTGAAAGACGGTTCATATAAAAACTCACTCACTAAATAAAGGTTAAAACCATAACAGCAACCTAAACCTTCTTTACTCAAATACGCATTCTAttcattcttataaaagaaggatgtgatttgtaaaaaaaaaattacggGCTCAAAGTTAAAATGTAACAGATTTATAAACGAAAGGATGTTTCTGAAAAGTTTGGCCAAAACCAAGAGTCATATAAGCATCTTTAGTGTTCGATATCTTCATTAGACTGTTCAAAAGATACACGCCGTAGCGTTATAACAGGGGCGGTTAGATATCGAAGCAAAATTTCCCAAAAATTTATGCTCTCAAGTCTTAACTAGCAAGACTCACCTTTCTGCCTTAATGAAATGAGTAGCTAAAAGTTTTGCAACGCTAAATCCTACGAATGTTTCGACGTCAAAGAGCTCTTTCAGCTTCTCATCACACAAAATTCTTCTTTTGTCAGATGGATCCTTCAAATCAAACAGATGATGCAACTGTTAACAGTTGCCACTATTGCATAATTTTTACATATGAAGAGGTATGTATGGCGTACATTACATACCTGAAGGTTATTTTGTTTAATGTAGTCCCAGATTCTCTTCACAACATCTGAACGTGCCAACGCGTTTTCGCCCGTTCCAAGAAACTTAACCAAAGCATCTGAAAGTGGAATCAGAGCAAGAATACCCGAAGAACCACCAGCACTTTTCTGCCGTTTCTCCTTTCGTTTTGGCTCATCTGAATCTGTCAAATAGCAATTTCAATCAAGTGATAGAAAAAAGAAAATGAAAACGACTATGCACTTCTATGGTGCTCTAAGGTGATGTTtgcttttttaagatgtttttgtctggaGATCTGCGGACCATGTTAGTAGAGATGATGTGTCTAAAGGTCTGTATGCTGAATAGTGCTGAATAGTGATGTTGGTTGTTTTTATGTCGAAAAATAACTTAATCCTGTCTACAGCACTAagaagcacatttctaagtctACAGGTTTGCAGACTAATTAAGACataattttatcttatgtcttcagaaaaacaaacagtATGCGGTAAAAACGTATGCGAAAGATCaacaaactgaaaaaaaaaaaaaaaaaaaaaaaatcctaaattttaTACACACATATCTTTTTAATAAAATACTTGAAATACTTGTAAGTTGTAAACTATACTCATAAATCATTAATATTTTACCTTCTTCCCGTTCCTTCTTTGGTTTCTTTTCCTTTGGTACTGCACTAGCTGGTGAAGCTGCagatataaaaaaaatgtttaatAAGACCCCAAAGAAGATGAACATCAAGGTAAAATGATAAACAGAACacgaaaaaaataagaaaaaatatgGTATTCAATATGAAGTGCAAAAAACCGATGGCTTGTACAATAAGAATGTGACCACATAGAGAAATAGCGAATGAAGTACCACCATCGGAATTCAAAGGCCATATATGCTTTGTAAGGGCCTTATTCATTTGAAACATGTCAATAGTATCCACACCAAAAAGTTCACGAAATGGTCCATCACAACGTATGTTCCTTTTATTAGCTGGATCTTGCAGATTGTGTTCTCTTATGTAGCTCCAAAGTTGTTTAACAACCTATAATTAACGTGATACGTATAAATTTACACTGATTACAAAAGCCCccataaaaataaaataaacaaatgaACATGTATGCAAAATACTATTGCTATACTACCTCTGTTCTGGCTAATTCAGCTACCCCTGTTAACTGCTGAAGTTGTGGAGAAAGACTACACAATTTGGTAAATCCACCCCCTTTTTTCTTCACCTCTTTGTCCTCCTTTTTAGACCTGATTTAACAAAGAGGTATATATTTACACAAAGTAACATTTTTTGTTATTAAAGAAAAACTCAAATTAAATTGTACTAAGTTGTAGATTCACCACCCTTTTTTTGGAAACAGATTATGTAAGTCAAGAAAGGCTAAAACACAACAAAATTGATATTCCAGGACAGGTAGAGCAACTGAACAAGGTTATTGATATTTACAAGTAAAAAAAGATCACATTTTTAACGTAAATCATAGGCTTTTGGCCACTATCTACATGGTTCTTCATTATTCCTTGCAAAAGATATGCATATACCTTCGAGGAATGTTAATAGTTAACCTATAATAACATGCATTCACCTTCTAGCATTTCTTGGACTTCAAGGTTTATTCAAAcaaacatatttatatttaatatttaaataatacATTCAAATTGAAGTTATAGATACACCACACTTTGTAATGGAAGAACCAAATCAGGAAAGGTGAAAAGTATAACAAAGTTGCATTTGCAAGACAAGTAAAATAACCAAATAAGGTTACTGAACCTCCATGGTTAAATAAgattaatatttttgtttttatttgagAACCATCCAACTTTTAAGAGCAAAAGGTATCGACAAGCAGTTTCAGCGACACTTCCCGAATGACAACGAAAACTGACCATCAACGACACCCCTTCAGTGTCAGTTTCGGTGTCTCCATTCCAAAGTTATGTGCTCGACGCTGGTCACTTTGTTGAGAGTGGGTTCCAAATTCGAAAATTTATCCGTTGGACATGGGTTTTACATTTCTTTTAATcaaataataatacaaaattaaTTTTCTCTCAACAAGACACTGAAAGTGGCACTAAACCACTCCACTTTCTCACCAATGTCAGTTTTTCAGTGTCAGTCAAGTCAGAGCCCGGTCATCAAAACTGACCATCGCAACACCCAATGCTCTAAGGATTCCACATCTTCTACATTTGTTTTTCATTAgtaacaaagtttttttttttttttaatttcaaagCAAACTGCATTCTAACACTTTTTAAGTGCCTAACCTAAGTACCACTCTTCTTGTTATATCACCATCATCACTCTATTAATAGTAGCAAGTGTAATTATGTTTCATTCATTTTTAGTAATCCTAAAATCTATATCAATTTAGGGTAACAGATTACACCATCATTCTAACTTCACTTCCTCCAATTTCAACCAAAAAAAACAATTAActcaataaaatattaaaaatcgATAATAATTAAATCAAATTGAAACCCTAACCCTTTTTTTCTGCTCCCGCCACTTTTGCTATTACTATCTTCAATTTCATCATCAGTTTCTGCTTCTTCAAGTTCTGCTTCAATTTCTTCTTCAAGTTCTGCTTCAATTTCTTCTTCAAGTTCCTGTTTTTGTACCTCTTCTTGTTGTTTATTTTCGAGATACAGATCGACCTGTTCGCGAATAAATGCTTTTTTATCGGTTAAATCGATTTCAAAATCTTGTTCTAGCTGCCGGCGAACGGTGGCGGTGGTGGTAGTGGTGAGATCAGCCGTGTCTAAGTACTCATGCAACCGGCTGATTAGGTCTGAATCCGATACCATTGTTCGCCGGCGTCGGCGACGGAGAGAATTGGTAGTGTAGACGGTGACGGTGGTTGTAACGTTGGTCTGAAAATGAAAAATAGGGTACAAGTGGTTGTAAAATGTAAACTACCACGAACCAAGTAAATACTTACAATTTACTACCCTGTACTCTAAGTTATGTGTATTTTAATCTCAAAATATAAACGCACTagattttaagagcccgtgcgttgcacggcagctATAAAAAATAGTTTTCGTAATTGTTACTATTTGTATAGCATTGTTTGTTGTTGATAGCATTTTAATGACGAAACACtttagtagtatatgtattaaaactAAAGAATTTATAAAAATGCATTTTGAACAAATAAACCACGCGTGAAGTcacttattatttttatatttccaTAAATTTCAACCAAGTAACATATATATGTTAGGTTTCACCTAAGGTTATGATCTCGTGCGTTGCACGGCAACTCTATAAAATAGTATTTGAAAACGTTAGTATTAATATCGATTAGCTCTTTGATACAATTACAATGACAAAAACCGTCATTAT
This window of the Rutidosis leptorrhynchoides isolate AG116_Rl617_1_P2 chromosome 7, CSIRO_AGI_Rlap_v1, whole genome shotgun sequence genome carries:
- the LOC139858078 gene encoding uncharacterized protein isoform X1 gives rise to the protein MVSDSDLISRLHEYLDTADLTTTTTATVRRQLEQDFEIDLTDKKAFIREQVDLYLENKQQEEVQKQELEEEIEAELEEEIEAELEEAETDDEIEDSNSKSGGSRKKGSKKEDKEVKKKGGGFTKLCSLSPQLQQLTGVAELARTEVVKQLWSYIREHNLQDPANKRNIRCDGPFRELFGVDTIDMFQMNKALTKHIWPLNSDGASPASAVPKEKKPKKEREEDSDEPKRKEKRQKSAGGSSGILALIPLSDALVKFLGTGENALARSDVVKRIWDYIKQNNLQDPSDKRRILCDEKLKELFDVETFVGFSVAKLLATHFIKAER
- the LOC139858078 gene encoding uncharacterized protein isoform X2 — protein: MVSDSDLISRLHEYLDTADLTTTTTATVRRQLEQDFEIDLTDKKAFIREQVDLYLENKQQEEVQKQELEEEIEAELEEEIEAELEEAETDDEIEDSNSKSGGSRKKGSKKEDKEVKKKGGGFTKLCSLSPQLQQLTGVAELARTEVVKQLWSYIREHNLQDPANKRNIRCDGPFRELFGVDTIDMFQMNKALTKHIWPLNSDASPASAVPKEKKPKKEREEDSDEPKRKEKRQKSAGGSSGILALIPLSDALVKFLGTGENALARSDVVKRIWDYIKQNNLQDPSDKRRILCDEKLKELFDVETFVGFSVAKLLATHFIKAER